A single genomic interval of Deltaproteobacteria bacterium harbors:
- a CDS encoding HEPN domain-containing protein — translation MTNHPIDAWTKKAEADLAACRKLAEDDVSGMADVICFHAQQCAEKYLKAFLNKMKRDAPKIHSLKVLVELAKESDPEFETLLEDAAQLEEYAVEFRYPDESATEEEARDALRRAAGIREFVRLKI, via the coding sequence ATGACAAATCACCCGATTGATGCGTGGACAAAAAAAGCGGAGGCCGATCTGGCCGCCTGCCGAAAACTGGCGGAGGACGATGTCAGCGGGATGGCGGATGTGATCTGTTTTCATGCCCAGCAATGCGCGGAGAAATATCTGAAGGCCTTCCTGAATAAAATGAAGCGCGATGCCCCAAAAATCCACTCCCTGAAAGTCCTTGTGGAACTGGCTAAAGAGAGCGACCCTGAGTTTGAAACCCTCCTCGAAGATGCGGCCCAGCTTGAGGAATATGCGGTTGAATTCCGCTACCCCGACGAATCGGCAACGGAAGAGGAGGCCCGCGACGCCCTGCGAAGGGCCGCCGGTATCCGCGAATTTGTCCGCCTTAAAATTTAG
- a CDS encoding nucleotidyltransferase domain-containing protein encodes SPRYPVVVTPEILQTISQKIVENFQPQKVILFGSHAWGKPKPESDIDLLVVTNALSPLRPAQRRLQVKHVCQPPLVPMDVLVHTPEEIGEKSEAGDLFLAKILAEGKVLYDKSPD; translated from the coding sequence TCTCCTCGTTACCCCGTTGTCGTAACTCCCGAAATTCTGCAAACGATCAGCCAAAAAATCGTGGAGAATTTTCAGCCCCAAAAAGTGATTTTATTCGGCTCCCATGCCTGGGGTAAACCAAAGCCGGAAAGCGATATCGACCTTCTCGTGGTCACAAATGCCCTTTCCCCCCTGCGGCCGGCCCAAAGACGCCTCCAGGTGAAGCATGTCTGCCAGCCTCCGCTGGTCCCCATGGATGTTCTGGTCCATACCCCCGAAGAGATCGGCGAAAAATCTGAGGCGGGGGATCTTTTTTTGGCGAAAATTCTTGCCGAAGGCAAAGTTCTCTATGACAAATCACCCGATTGA
- a CDS encoding helix-turn-helix transcriptional regulator: MATRLREGRKNKTQEEVARGVGISQPVLSKMEQGSRELRVSELKKLADFYRQPISFFFEA; the protein is encoded by the coding sequence TTGGCGACTCGTTTACGCGAGGGGCGGAAGAATAAGACCCAGGAAGAGGTCGCCAGAGGGGTGGGGATTTCTCAACCTGTCCTGTCCAAGATGGAACAGGGGTCCAGAGAACTGCGCGTTTCGGAATTGAAAAAACTGGCCGATTTTTACCGGCAACCGATCTCTTTTTTCTTTGAGGCGG
- a CDS encoding phosphoadenylyl-sulfate reductase — translation MKTPPVNEALVSDVDKIVDPQELIGEIFKRFGKRAAIGTSGQLTGTVMVDLAVKAGVKPRVFTIDTLRLFKETYELFDAIEKKYAIRVERIKPDPAKITAMVKEHGEYLFFDSKKKQELCCHLRKVEPNDEVLKSVDVWLTGLRVDQSASRARTRRFEIMAHPQDKHPILKVAPLVDWTEEKLRDYAAKNGVPVHKLLEWKKDGWYYESLGCVICTTPIGPNEPRRAGRWRWFNAVDADKECGLHTERKHEDEV, via the coding sequence ATGAAAACCCCTCCTGTTAACGAGGCGTTGGTTTCCGACGTGGACAAAATCGTCGATCCGCAGGAACTGATTGGCGAGATTTTCAAACGGTTTGGAAAGCGCGCCGCCATCGGCACGAGCGGCCAGTTGACCGGGACGGTGATGGTGGATCTGGCCGTCAAGGCAGGTGTCAAACCGCGCGTCTTTACCATCGACACCCTTCGCCTCTTCAAGGAAACCTATGAACTCTTCGATGCCATTGAAAAAAAATATGCGATCAGGGTGGAACGGATCAAGCCCGACCCCGCCAAAATCACCGCGATGGTGAAAGAGCACGGGGAATACCTTTTTTTCGACAGCAAAAAAAAGCAGGAGTTGTGCTGTCATCTGCGGAAGGTGGAACCCAACGACGAGGTGTTGAAAAGCGTGGATGTCTGGCTGACCGGATTGCGCGTCGACCAATCCGCCTCCCGCGCCAGGACCAGGCGCTTTGAGATCATGGCCCATCCGCAGGACAAGCATCCGATTCTGAAAGTCGCCCCGCTGGTGGATTGGACGGAGGAGAAATTACGGGACTACGCCGCAAAAAACGGCGTCCCGGTCCACAAACTGCTCGAATGGAAAAAGGACGGCTGGTATTACGAATCGCTCGGCTGTGTGATTTGTACCACTCCTATTGGACCTAATGAACCCCGCCGGGCCGGTCGATGGCGCTGGTTTAACGCCGTGGATGCCGACAAGGAATGCGGCCTGCACACCGAACGGAAACATGAGGATGAGGTGTAG
- the cysC gene encoding adenylyl-sulfate kinase, with translation MNQAQPKSKHIYWHHGKLNAADREKNLGQKGAVVWFTGLSGSGKSTVAREVELALVENGKNASVLDGDNIRHGLNKNLGFSPDDRKENIRRIGEVAKLFCEANVIALTAFISPYKEDRNVARALVPQGQFFEIHCEASLEVCEKRDTKGLYKKAREGLIPEFTGISAPYEAPTSPELVLHTEKETLEESTRRVLDLLQKNGII, from the coding sequence ATGAATCAAGCACAACCGAAAAGCAAACACATCTATTGGCATCATGGAAAACTTAACGCGGCCGATCGCGAAAAAAATCTGGGACAAAAAGGGGCGGTGGTCTGGTTTACCGGCCTGTCGGGTTCCGGAAAATCGACCGTGGCCCGCGAGGTGGAACTGGCGCTGGTGGAAAACGGCAAAAATGCCTCCGTTTTGGACGGCGACAACATCCGCCATGGCTTGAACAAAAACCTCGGTTTTTCTCCGGACGACCGGAAAGAAAACATCCGCCGAATCGGCGAGGTGGCGAAGTTGTTTTGCGAGGCCAATGTGATCGCCCTCACCGCCTTTATCTCCCCCTATAAAGAAGACCGCAATGTCGCCCGCGCGCTGGTTCCGCAGGGGCAATTTTTCGAGATCCACTGCGAGGCCTCACTGGAAGTCTGTGAAAAAAGGGACACAAAGGGGCTCTACAAAAAGGCGCGCGAAGGATTGATCCCCGAGTTTACCGGCATCTCCGCCCCCTACGAGGCCCCGACGAGCCCGGAACTCGTTCTGCACACCGAAAAAGAAACTCTCGAAGAAAGCACCCGCCGGGTCCTTGATTTACTCCAGAAAAACGGGATAATCTAA
- a CDS encoding restriction endonuclease, giving the protein MKVAGLYSFNDGEKVVRSKYADLLKEVEATISSINASKCKTKKSKEVTMPGQILYSPVKLNEQFKRQFRGWKPVRIPCDYPTRFYADGYAPKKLHKGAFREMDFVKRKLGLEVQFGKYSFMVYNVAAKMTIFSNLGHIDTGIEIVPVKALADEMSSGVSYFEQFVWDLEKRGVSNIDIPVLILGIDA; this is encoded by the coding sequence ATGAAGGTCGCCGGACTCTATTCCTTCAATGACGGTGAAAAGGTTGTCCGGAGCAAGTATGCCGATTTGCTAAAAGAGGTTGAGGCGACAATTTCAAGCATTAATGCCTCAAAGTGCAAAACGAAGAAAAGTAAGGAAGTTACCATGCCGGGACAGATTCTCTATTCCCCGGTAAAGTTGAATGAGCAGTTTAAGCGGCAGTTTCGTGGATGGAAACCAGTTCGCATACCCTGCGATTACCCAACCCGTTTTTACGCCGACGGCTACGCCCCAAAGAAACTACACAAGGGTGCTTTCCGCGAAATGGACTTTGTAAAGCGCAAACTCGGTCTGGAAGTACAGTTTGGGAAATACTCGTTTATGGTCTACAACGTTGCCGCCAAGATGACCATTTTCAGCAATCTTGGTCACATCGACACCGGTATTGAGATCGTACCGGTTAAAGCTCTGGCCGACGAAATGAGTAGCGGCGTGAGCTACTTTGAACAGTTTGTATGGGATCTCGAAAAGCGTGGCGTGTCCAACATTGACATTCCGGTGCTGATCCTCGGCATCGACGCTTGA
- a CDS encoding site-specific DNA-methyltransferase, translating into MLAQGDTLETLLGMPDGCVKLVISSPPYNIGKEYEAREELCHYLDSLRPILTELTRVLAMGGSLCWQVGNYVEHSEVFPLDAFFYPIFKDLGLQLRNRIVWHFEHGLHCSVRFSGRYETLLWFTKGEDYTFNLDSIRVPSKYPGKTNFRPGSNYGKPSGNPLGKNPGDVWKLMLREWEIGLWNIPNVKANHPEKTIHPCQFPIELVERCVLAFTNEGDLVLDPFSGVASAILAALRHNRRAMGIDKEAAYIEEAKKRVQQLHDGTLPYRPLGKPVFQPTGREKVAQIPMEWMRNQGDK; encoded by the coding sequence ATGCTTGCGCAGGGTGATACACTTGAAACGTTGCTGGGAATGCCCGATGGTTGTGTCAAACTGGTGATTTCTTCTCCGCCGTACAACATCGGAAAGGAGTACGAAGCCCGCGAAGAACTGTGTCATTACCTGGATTCACTTCGTCCTATTCTGACTGAATTGACCAGAGTTCTGGCTATGGGCGGTTCGTTGTGCTGGCAGGTTGGCAACTATGTCGAACACAGTGAGGTATTCCCGTTGGACGCTTTCTTTTACCCGATCTTCAAAGATCTCGGTCTACAGCTGCGCAACCGTATTGTATGGCATTTCGAGCATGGTTTGCACTGTTCCGTAAGATTTTCAGGAAGATACGAGACGCTTCTTTGGTTCACGAAGGGAGAGGACTACACGTTCAATCTTGATTCGATTCGTGTTCCCTCCAAGTATCCTGGTAAAACAAATTTCCGGCCGGGCTCCAATTACGGCAAACCAAGCGGAAATCCGCTTGGCAAAAATCCCGGCGATGTATGGAAACTGATGTTACGGGAATGGGAAATAGGGCTTTGGAATATTCCAAATGTGAAAGCCAACCATCCTGAAAAGACAATCCATCCATGTCAATTTCCGATAGAACTGGTTGAACGTTGTGTGTTGGCCTTTACCAATGAGGGAGACCTGGTTTTGGATCCATTCAGCGGGGTGGCTTCAGCCATCCTTGCGGCCCTGCGGCATAATCGACGCGCAATGGGTATTGACAAGGAGGCGGCCTATATTGAAGAAGCGAAAAAGCGTGTTCAGCAACTACACGATGGCACACTCCCTTATCGACCACTTGGCAAACCGGTGTTTCAGCCCACTGGGAGGGAAAAGGTTGCCCAAATTCCGATGGAATGGATGCGGAACCAGGGTGACAAATGA
- a CDS encoding competence/damage-inducible protein A, protein MTTEIITIGDEILSGNVVDTNTAYLADQLWLKGIEVAYHTAVRDDAAKIREALLHSATRAELVLVSGGLGPTSDDFTIEVAAKAFKKKLVIDSAYVHYLENLFKQWGRPLAENSKKQAYVPQGAKTFHNRVGTAPGIGVKFKKTQFYFMPGVPKELKQLFHDFILPEIIAARKKALVFESKMLKCFGTAEAALDAALKDMYVNRVDIENVRIGFRAHFPETFIKLSAWDKNGDQARKRLHDVEAKIRDRIGKYIYGEGDDTLEGVVGALLAKKKQTLAVAESCTGGLAAHRITNVPGASKYFLGGVVSYSNESKTAVLGVSPDTLKKHGAVSSQCAIEMAQGVRRVTKADYAVSITGIAGPAGGTTDKPVGTFHVALVNHSGNWEKKFFFPVNREWFKLIASSVALERVRRALLGLPVS, encoded by the coding sequence ATGACTACCGAAATTATTACCATTGGCGACGAAATTCTTTCCGGAAACGTGGTGGATACCAATACCGCGTATCTCGCCGACCAGCTCTGGCTGAAAGGAATTGAAGTTGCCTACCACACCGCCGTCCGCGACGACGCGGCAAAAATCAGGGAGGCCCTTTTGCATTCAGCGACCCGCGCCGAGCTGGTTTTGGTCTCCGGCGGCCTGGGGCCGACCTCCGACGATTTTACCATCGAGGTGGCGGCCAAGGCGTTCAAGAAGAAACTGGTTATCGACTCGGCATATGTCCACTATCTGGAAAATCTCTTCAAACAATGGGGGCGGCCTCTTGCCGAAAACAGCAAAAAACAGGCCTATGTGCCGCAAGGGGCCAAAACGTTTCACAATCGGGTGGGCACCGCCCCGGGGATCGGCGTCAAGTTCAAAAAGACGCAATTCTATTTCATGCCGGGGGTCCCCAAGGAATTAAAACAGCTCTTCCACGATTTTATTCTCCCCGAAATTATCGCCGCGCGGAAAAAGGCGCTAGTCTTTGAAAGCAAAATGCTCAAATGCTTCGGCACCGCCGAGGCCGCATTGGATGCGGCGCTCAAGGATATGTATGTGAATCGCGTTGATATCGAGAATGTCCGGATAGGCTTCAGGGCCCATTTTCCCGAAACGTTCATCAAACTTTCGGCCTGGGATAAAAACGGAGACCAGGCCAGAAAGAGGCTCCATGATGTGGAGGCGAAAATTCGGGACCGGATCGGAAAATATATTTACGGCGAGGGAGACGACACGCTCGAGGGGGTTGTCGGGGCGCTGTTGGCAAAAAAGAAACAGACACTGGCGGTGGCGGAGTCGTGCACCGGCGGATTGGCGGCACACCGGATCACCAATGTGCCGGGGGCGAGCAAATATTTTCTGGGCGGGGTCGTGAGCTACAGCAACGAATCCAAGACGGCGGTTCTCGGCGTTTCGCCTGACACGCTTAAAAAACATGGCGCAGTCAGCTCCCAATGCGCCATTGAAATGGCCCAGGGAGTCCGCCGGGTGACGAAGGCCGATTATGCGGTTTCCATTACCGGCATTGCGGGGCCCGCGGGAGGGACCACCGACAAGCCGGTCGGGACCTTTCATGTGGCGCTGGTCAATCATTCCGGCAACTGGGAGAAGAAGTTTTTCTTTCCGGTCAACCGCGAGTGGTTCAAGCTGATCGCCTCATCGGTGGCGCTGGAGCGCGTCCGCCGGGCTTTGCTGGGCCTGCCGGTCTCGTAA
- a CDS encoding succinate dehydrogenase, which translates to MGGHATGGHSIGFAKTFRTDRWWVGPVLTFLGLAGFVVYSTWAAFQGDHYFYGSYLSPFYSPLLFINPNVPGAAPLAHAWFGVYPGWWPAFIPQSPAFLILAFPGSFRFTCYYYRKAYYRSFAGTPPGCAVGPFPRKNYKGETFLLLFQNLHRYALYFALLFILILYYDAFQSFFRDGKFGVGVGSLVLLLNATFLACYTFGCHSWRHLVGGRLDCFSCDGVSKMRHGIWKRVTFLNERHMLFAWVSLFWVGFSDFYVRMVSMGIWKDFSTW; encoded by the coding sequence ATGGGTGGCCACGCCACTGGTGGCCATTCCATCGGATTCGCAAAAACCTTTCGCACCGATCGCTGGTGGGTGGGGCCTGTCTTAACTTTTTTGGGTCTCGCGGGTTTTGTTGTCTATTCCACCTGGGCCGCCTTTCAGGGGGACCATTATTTTTACGGATCGTATCTTTCCCCGTTTTATTCGCCGCTTTTGTTCATTAACCCGAACGTTCCCGGTGCCGCGCCCCTGGCGCATGCCTGGTTCGGGGTCTACCCCGGCTGGTGGCCGGCCTTCATTCCGCAGTCGCCGGCCTTTCTCATTCTGGCCTTTCCCGGCTCGTTCCGGTTTACCTGCTACTATTACCGCAAGGCCTACTATCGCTCCTTTGCCGGCACGCCGCCCGGGTGCGCCGTCGGTCCGTTCCCGCGCAAAAATTACAAAGGGGAGACATTCCTGCTCTTGTTTCAGAACCTCCACCGCTATGCCCTCTACTTTGCCCTCCTTTTTATTTTGATCCTCTATTACGACGCCTTTCAATCCTTCTTCCGTGACGGAAAATTCGGCGTCGGTGTCGGGAGTCTCGTTCTCCTTTTGAACGCCACTTTTCTGGCCTGCTATACGTTCGGTTGTCATTCGTGGCGCCATCTCGTCGGCGGCAGGCTCGACTGTTTTTCGTGTGATGGGGTAAGCAAAATGCGGCACGGCATCTGGAAGAGGGTCACTTTCCTGAATGAACGGCACATGCTGTTTGCCTGGGTCTCGCTTTTCTGGGTCGGTTTTTCCGATTTTTATGTCCGGATGGTGTCGATGGGAATTTGGAAAGATTTCAGCACATGGTAA
- a CDS encoding fumarate reductase/succinate dehydrogenase flavoprotein subunit, with amino-acid sequence MVNVREIQTFEHDVIVVGAGGAGLRAAIECAKQGLSTGVVCKSLLGKAHTVMAEGGMAAAMGNVDARDNWKIHFRDTMRGGKFLNQWRMAELHARQAPDRVRELEEWGAVFDRTKEGLISQRNFGGHRYPRLAHVGDRTGLELIRTLQDYAVHQGIKVYMECTALDLLKEGDSASAKASADRRVSGLVGYFRETGRFVVFKAKAVIFATGGAGKAWQVTSNSWEYSGDGYGMAYEAGAELMDMEFTQFHPTGMVWPPSVRGLLVTEGVRGDGGILQNNKGERFMFNYIPPKFAPETADTVQEADCWLKGDKSARRPPELLTRDVVARAITKEVNEGRGSPHGGVFLDIASRLPAEVIKKKLPSMYHQFMELGELDITKTPMEVGPTLHYFMGGIRVDPDTQQTTVPGLFACGECSAGMHGANRLGGNSLSDLVVFGRLAGLGATGLIRSMKMPPKISEEQVLSIMKRATGILNREKGTNPYLVHEDLQKAMQRYVGIVRTQEELTTALRELERINVDAAQVKAEGTSQYNAGWHKALDLRNLLISSEAVTRAALMRQESRGGHTRLDHPGEQDEWVKVNIVIKKGADGMEVRKVERAEPPEELKKIATAKIEDLEAGRG; translated from the coding sequence ATGGTAAACGTCAGGGAAATTCAAACATTCGAACATGACGTGATCGTCGTTGGCGCCGGAGGGGCGGGACTTCGTGCGGCGATCGAGTGCGCCAAGCAGGGCCTCTCGACCGGGGTTGTCTGCAAATCCCTCTTGGGCAAGGCCCACACGGTGATGGCCGAAGGGGGGATGGCGGCGGCGATGGGGAATGTGGATGCGCGCGACAACTGGAAAATCCACTTCCGCGACACGATGCGCGGCGGAAAATTTTTGAACCAATGGCGGATGGCGGAACTCCACGCCAGGCAGGCGCCCGACCGCGTGCGGGAGTTGGAAGAATGGGGGGCGGTTTTTGACCGGACAAAAGAGGGGCTCATCAGTCAGAGGAACTTCGGCGGGCATCGGTATCCGCGTCTGGCGCATGTCGGCGATCGGACCGGTCTGGAGCTCATCCGTACCCTTCAGGATTATGCCGTTCATCAAGGGATAAAGGTCTATATGGAATGCACGGCGCTGGATCTGTTGAAGGAGGGTGACTCCGCCTCCGCCAAGGCTTCGGCGGACAGGCGCGTTTCGGGGCTCGTGGGTTATTTCCGCGAAACCGGCCGCTTTGTGGTTTTTAAAGCCAAGGCGGTGATCTTTGCCACCGGCGGCGCGGGCAAGGCGTGGCAGGTGACCTCCAACTCGTGGGAATATTCGGGCGACGGCTACGGAATGGCGTATGAGGCCGGGGCCGAGTTGATGGACATGGAGTTCACCCAGTTTCATCCCACCGGAATGGTGTGGCCTCCCTCCGTTCGCGGGCTGTTGGTGACCGAGGGGGTTCGCGGCGACGGCGGCATTTTGCAAAACAACAAGGGGGAGCGGTTCATGTTCAACTATATTCCCCCCAAATTTGCCCCCGAAACGGCCGACACGGTGCAGGAGGCTGATTGCTGGCTTAAAGGGGATAAGTCGGCACGGCGCCCCCCGGAGCTTTTGACGCGCGACGTGGTGGCGCGCGCGATTACAAAAGAGGTCAACGAGGGGCGCGGGTCCCCCCACGGCGGCGTCTTTTTGGATATCGCCTCGCGCCTGCCGGCCGAGGTCATCAAAAAGAAGCTCCCCTCCATGTACCATCAGTTCATGGAACTGGGGGAGCTCGACATCACAAAAACGCCGATGGAGGTCGGGCCCACGCTCCACTACTTCATGGGGGGAATCCGTGTCGATCCTGATACCCAGCAGACCACCGTTCCCGGCCTCTTTGCCTGCGGTGAGTGTTCCGCCGGGATGCATGGGGCCAACCGTCTTGGGGGAAATTCCCTCTCCGACCTTGTGGTCTTTGGCAGGCTGGCCGGTCTGGGGGCCACAGGCCTGATCCGGTCGATGAAAATGCCCCCCAAAATTTCGGAGGAACAGGTGTTATCGATCATGAAACGGGCGACCGGAATTTTAAACCGCGAAAAAGGGACAAACCCCTATCTGGTTCATGAAGATCTGCAAAAGGCGATGCAGAGGTATGTGGGGATTGTCCGGACCCAAGAGGAATTAACGACTGCACTCAGGGAGCTTGAACGAATCAATGTCGATGCCGCACAGGTGAAGGCCGAGGGGACGAGCCAGTACAATGCCGGTTGGCACAAGGCGCTCGATTTGCGCAATCTCCTCATTTCATCCGAAGCGGTAACCCGCGCGGCTCTGATGCGTCAGGAAAGCCGTGGGGGGCATACGCGTCTGGATCATCCGGGGGAACAGGACGAATGGGTGAAAGTCAATATTGTGATTAAAAAAGGGGCGGACGGTATGGAGGTGAGAAAAGTGGAACGGGCCGAACCGCCGGAGGAATTGAAAAAGATTGCGACGGCGAAGATTGAAGATTTGGAGGCGGGAAGAGGTTAG
- a CDS encoding succinate dehydrogenase/fumarate reductase iron-sulfur subunit, translated as MAKRKFNIWRGDKSGGDFVEYRTEITPGMVVLDAIHQIQAESAGDLACRWNCKAGKCGSCSMEINGKPKLSCMTRMNIFGSDETITVQPLKTFPVIKDLVTDVSWNYRQKEKIVPFKPKPRDPDGNYRMMQEDVDRAQEFRKCIECFLCQDVCHVLRDQGGKDQFVGPRFMIFLAQLEMNPLDTADRIPAIRKEFGSGLCNITRCCTEVCPEHINITDNGIIPLKERVVDRYFDPVLWLKRKIFGA; from the coding sequence ATGGCGAAGCGAAAATTCAACATCTGGCGCGGGGATAAAAGCGGCGGCGATTTTGTCGAGTACCGAACGGAAATCACGCCGGGCATGGTGGTCCTCGATGCCATCCACCAGATTCAGGCGGAATCGGCCGGCGATTTGGCCTGCCGCTGGAACTGCAAGGCGGGCAAATGCGGTTCCTGCAGTATGGAGATAAACGGCAAGCCGAAATTAAGTTGTATGACGCGGATGAATATCTTTGGCTCCGACGAAACCATAACAGTCCAGCCGCTCAAGACCTTTCCGGTCATCAAAGATCTCGTTACCGATGTTTCGTGGAATTATCGTCAAAAGGAGAAGATTGTTCCGTTCAAGCCGAAGCCGCGCGATCCGGACGGGAATTACCGGATGATGCAGGAGGATGTCGACCGGGCCCAGGAATTCAGAAAATGCATTGAATGTTTTCTCTGCCAAGATGTCTGTCACGTTTTGCGCGATCAAGGCGGAAAAGATCAGTTTGTCGGTCCGAGGTTCATGATTTTTCTGGCCCAGCTCGAGATGAACCCGCTCGATACGGCCGACCGGATCCCCGCCATCCGGAAAGAGTTCGGTTCGGGCTTGTGCAACATCACCCGTTGTTGTACGGAAGTTTGTCCCGAACATATCAATATCACCGACAACGGGATTATTCCGTTGAAAGAACGGGTGGTGGACCGGTATTTCGATCCGGTGCTTTGGCTGAAACGCAAAATTTTTGGAGCGTGA